One window from the genome of Leptospira broomii serovar Hurstbridge str. 5399 encodes:
- a CDS encoding sterol desaturase family protein produces MTELVQKIGYEGYYVFSLVTLWVRYLFMAGLAYFFVWYVFRDKLKHRIIQSRLPEKEKIYYELKYSALTLFIFAASGILVYWMKEQGWTLLYEKVSDYGVAYMVFSIVALILLHDTYFYWTHRLMHHPLLFKKMHLTHHRSTNPSPWAAFSFHPYEAVVEAGIIPLAALILPMHSIALLVFFFYSNFLNVLGHLSFELFPKGFLDNKFLRWHNTTTHHNMHHRYFNCNYGLYFNIWDRLMGTNHPKYLETFREVTNRDPEEVSITDANTQNA; encoded by the coding sequence ATGACTGAGTTAGTTCAAAAAATCGGATACGAAGGTTACTACGTATTCTCGCTCGTGACATTATGGGTAAGATATTTATTCATGGCCGGATTGGCATATTTCTTCGTATGGTACGTTTTTAGGGATAAATTAAAACACAGGATTATCCAATCGAGATTGCCTGAAAAAGAAAAAATCTATTACGAGCTTAAATATTCCGCGTTAACTTTATTTATTTTTGCCGCCTCGGGAATCTTGGTCTATTGGATGAAAGAACAAGGTTGGACCCTACTGTACGAAAAGGTTTCCGATTATGGAGTCGCGTACATGGTGTTCAGTATCGTGGCACTGATATTATTACATGATACCTATTTCTATTGGACTCACCGGTTAATGCATCACCCGCTTCTTTTCAAAAAAATGCATTTAACTCATCATAGATCCACAAACCCTTCTCCTTGGGCCGCATTTTCCTTCCACCCGTACGAGGCGGTCGTAGAGGCGGGGATTATTCCTCTTGCTGCCTTGATTTTACCGATGCATTCCATAGCGCTTTTGGTTTTTTTCTTCTATAGCAATTTCCTAAACGTTTTAGGTCACCTTTCCTTCGAACTTTTTCCGAAAGGATTTTTGGATAATAAATTTCTAAGATGGCATAATACGACGACGCACCACAATATGCATCATCGATATTTTAACTGTAATTACGGATTATATTTTAATATTTGGGATCGCTTAATGGGGACGAATCATCCGAAATATTTGGAAACCTTCCGAGAAGTTACGAATCGCGATCCGGAAGAGGTTTCGATCACCGATGCAAACACGCAAAATGCATGA
- a CDS encoding helix-turn-helix domain-containing protein, whose amino-acid sequence MISEITNILHYFCLSNLIFLIGLFAWRYHYDLRIRIAAGFSFGIICYIILSLDPNMLIPLPIRVGLFGGLLSLPFFFWILSSAIFVDNFQPKLWHWSLLIGKILISALLVYPVLDEINMRGPIESETVIAHIIVPTLLSLAFVLAAILQTYSGRKDDLIETRRRLREVHILVTGSVITFSIFSHLILRGKALSEILDLLNVVLAWGLILAFMHLVLELKDGLVDPEPDGEIEEEERVIQADPALKRKLVLAFEEEKLYRKDGLTIGQLAEDLEVQEYKLRRLINQGMGFRNFPDFLNRYRIQEACEILLDSGKDEFPIIRIAMDLGYQSLGPFNRAFKELTGVTPTEFRKNRERQPQS is encoded by the coding sequence TTGATCTCAGAGATCACAAATATCCTTCATTATTTCTGTCTTTCGAACTTAATCTTTCTTATAGGATTATTTGCATGGAGATATCATTACGATCTCAGAATTCGAATCGCTGCAGGCTTTTCTTTCGGAATTATCTGCTATATTATCCTTTCCTTAGATCCGAACATGCTGATTCCGCTCCCGATTCGGGTCGGGCTATTCGGGGGACTTCTTAGTTTACCTTTTTTTTTCTGGATCTTAAGCTCCGCTATCTTCGTGGATAATTTTCAACCGAAGCTTTGGCATTGGTCTTTATTGATAGGAAAGATTTTGATATCGGCTTTACTCGTTTATCCGGTACTGGATGAAATCAATATGAGAGGTCCGATCGAATCGGAAACCGTCATTGCTCATATCATAGTTCCGACCTTACTTTCTCTCGCGTTTGTCCTGGCCGCCATTCTGCAGACGTATTCCGGAAGAAAGGACGATCTAATAGAAACTCGACGTCGATTGAGGGAGGTCCACATTCTCGTTACCGGTAGCGTCATTACTTTCTCGATATTCTCCCATTTGATTTTACGCGGAAAAGCGCTTTCGGAAATCCTGGATTTATTAAACGTAGTTCTCGCTTGGGGATTGATCCTTGCGTTCATGCATTTAGTGCTCGAACTTAAAGACGGTTTGGTCGATCCGGAGCCGGACGGAGAAATCGAAGAAGAGGAACGGGTCATTCAAGCGGATCCGGCGTTAAAGAGAAAATTAGTCCTGGCTTTCGAAGAAGAAAAGCTATATCGAAAAGACGGGCTAACGATCGGCCAATTGGCGGAAGATTTGGAAGTTCAGGAATATAAACTAAGACGTCTGATTAATCAGGGTATGGGTTTTCGAAATTTTCCCGACTTCCTCAATCGATATCGGATCCAAGAAGCATGCGAAATCCTATTGGATTCCGGAAAGGACGAGTTTCCGATTATTCGAATCGCTATGGACTTAGGCTACCAATCCTTAGGCCCGTTTAACAGGGCGTTCAAAGAACTTACCGGCGTCACTCCGACAGAATTTCGTAAAAATCGAGAAAGGCAACCTCAGTCATAA
- a CDS encoding Rossmann-fold NAD(P)-binding domain-containing protein has protein sequence MDSFAILGLGYTGLRAIRALELDLPVIGFSANTRTDTSKKVDFSQPEAIQKFKSEFESSPFEALIVTFPIHSLATRDLLLEVLPKVARRRWLLGTTSIYQRGGDILETTPKNSDHARYEIEERFLESGGKILRLCGIYGPKRNPGDWARKGLVKKNKRQLNLVHVDDITQVLRRILLDRKDTLPSELLLSDNQWHTWFEIFRFLEDNGKIDPRNEEESDREDAFVDSSLIRKFLPGLQTKDFWGELEKLEELP, from the coding sequence ATGGATTCTTTCGCAATTCTCGGGTTGGGTTATACCGGATTGCGAGCGATTCGAGCTCTGGAATTAGATCTTCCTGTTATCGGTTTTTCCGCAAACACTCGTACGGATACCTCTAAAAAAGTCGATTTTTCGCAACCGGAAGCGATCCAAAAATTTAAGTCCGAGTTCGAAAGTTCTCCTTTTGAAGCGTTGATCGTAACCTTTCCGATCCATTCCCTCGCGACACGCGATTTGCTTTTGGAGGTCCTACCGAAAGTGGCCCGCCGGCGTTGGTTGCTCGGAACGACAAGCATCTATCAACGCGGAGGCGATATACTCGAGACGACCCCAAAAAATTCCGATCATGCGCGTTACGAAATAGAAGAACGATTCTTGGAGAGCGGTGGGAAAATTTTAAGGCTTTGTGGGATTTACGGGCCGAAACGGAATCCGGGTGACTGGGCGCGAAAAGGTCTGGTCAAAAAAAACAAACGGCAACTGAACTTAGTTCATGTTGACGATATAACTCAAGTTCTTAGAAGAATCCTCCTCGACCGCAAGGACACTCTCCCGTCGGAGCTTTTATTATCCGACAATCAATGGCATACTTGGTTCGAGATCTTCCGATTTTTAGAAGATAACGGAAAAATCGACCCAAGAAACGAGGAAGAATCGGATCGAGAGGACGCATTTGTCGATAGTAGTCTAATTAGGAAATTTCTTCCTGGTTTACAAACAAAGGACTTTTGGGGAGAATTGGAAAAACTGGAAGAACTCCCTTGA